The following proteins are encoded in a genomic region of Candidatus Thermoplasmatota archaeon:
- a CDS encoding translation initiation factor IF-6 — MLQLLDFNENPNLGVFCRANDDVIFLRKGLSKRVKKIIVETLGVKIVELSIADASIIGSLLVFNSKGAVVTDFVDRESIKLIEKQGFDVCVIDDKLNAVGNDILVSDKGALVHPEMKDESIKNMEKVFDVPVYRGSIGSLKTVGMAAVVTKKGMLCHPKVTDEEKFVLEKVFDVNVMTGTVNHGTPLIGSGLVANSRGAIIGSLTTGIEMGRIEEALGFLG, encoded by the coding sequence GATGATGTGATATTTTTACGTAAAGGTTTGTCAAAAAGGGTTAAAAAAATCATAGTTGAGACCCTGGGTGTAAAGATTGTTGAGCTTAGTATAGCTGATGCTAGCATAATTGGTTCCCTTCTTGTTTTCAACTCAAAGGGTGCTGTTGTAACTGATTTTGTTGACAGAGAGAGCATAAAGCTTATTGAGAAACAGGGTTTTGATGTTTGTGTTATAGATGATAAACTTAATGCTGTTGGGAATGATATACTTGTCAGCGACAAAGGCGCTCTGGTTCATCCTGAGATGAAGGATGAGAGCATAAAAAACATGGAGAAGGTTTTTGATGTACCTGTGTATAGAGGTAGTATTGGTTCTTTGAAGACTGTTGGTATGGCAGCTGTTGTGACAAAAAAGGGTATGCTTTGTCACCCTAAGGTTACTGATGAGGAAAAGTTTGTTTTAGAGAAGGTTTTTGATGTTAATGTTATGACTGGGACTGTTAACCATGGTACCCCGCTTATTGGTAGTGGTCTTGTAGCCAACTCCAGGGGTGCTATTATAGGTAGTCTAACCACTGGTATCGAAATGGGTAGGATAGAGGAAGCACTAGGTTTTCTGGGGTAA
- a CDS encoding ArsR family transcriptional regulator, producing MENNKNIRITPQDDKVIKIFTELGMPKNLAKILMYISQVDECRSADVEQGTKLRQPEVSVVMQQLMKKGWVKKRDLRKKGKGRPIHIYKLTYPLGSIIENFEKEKMLEIKKIKNDIAELKNIVKNI from the coding sequence ATGGAAAATAACAAAAACATCAGAATAACACCACAAGATGACAAGGTAATAAAAATATTCACAGAACTAGGTATGCCAAAAAACCTTGCTAAGATTTTAATGTACATCTCACAGGTTGATGAATGCCGTTCCGCTGACGTAGAACAAGGAACAAAACTTAGGCAACCAGAGGTAAGCGTTGTTATGCAGCAGCTAATGAAAAAAGGCTGGGTTAAAAAACGAGACCTCAGGAAAAAAGGAAAAGGCAGACCCATACATATCTACAAACTAACATACCCACTTGGATCAATAATAGAAAACTTTGAAAAAGAGAAAATGCTGGAGATAAAGAAAATAAAAAACGACATAGCAGAGTTAAAGAACATTGTAAAAAACATATAA
- a CDS encoding valine--tRNA ligase, producing the protein MANYNQKKIEEKWQKKWQEMKIHHFDPASDKPVYSIDVPPRYASGPLHAGHAVHYTHIDFAARYKRMRGYNVFFPLCFDVNGIPIEERVERQLNITRKDIDRHEFTKLCSEFAEKNIKTMTDQFTILGESMDPTIYYQTNAEYYRRLTQISFIELYKKGYIYKGEFPVNWCPRCMTAMADAEVTYNNRTTKLNTVKFYFTENQPEQILKYRNIGRDKKGVYVEIATTRPEMLPSCQIVAVHPTDERAPWLVDKTLEVPLFGKKVKIVEDDAVDPEFGSGVVMVCTVGDKEDLKWVFKYKLPLEMSIDEEGRMTQICGKYKGMKIEEARKAVIEDLKKKDILIKQEPLEQNVGVCWRCKTPVEFINAKQWFLKTIQFKQTVLDASNKMRWYPEFMKIRLEDWVKSLEWDWVISRQRYFATPIPLWECEKCEHVVLARIEDCYIDPTKDKPPVEKCPKCGGKLKGCEDVFDTWMDSSISPLYNTYWYRDEEKFKKLYPMSLRPQAHDIIRTWAFYTILRCTLLTDKEPFENIMMGGFILSEDGTPMHASLGNVIDPLDVIKEYGSDAFRCYAASCALGEDNPFRYKDVIRGTRLLRKLWNVENFISNITKKGKPKKTELIDIDRWILTKYSKLVKKCTEQMDAFNYSQAMKETEYFLWHELADHYIEMVKSPLYKKENTESIKYTLYTLGLGILKLFAPFFPHITEEIYQQHYKKNEGFESIHISPWPEPLFIDEEKEKAGETIKDYISKMRSWKSEKGIALNAPLEAYATYSDKSFIEKLKTSSPIIKSTLNLPDEHEFIAGKPDTQDRITAVKPVYSKIGPLFKKDSKKINEWITTHQKELIKKIEEKGDIKWSDIPTLENSVPDEYLIKNGYLEVKKEALLKGKKDRVILKLDDFYIEVSGRYVK; encoded by the coding sequence ATGGCTAATTACAACCAGAAAAAAATCGAGGAAAAATGGCAGAAGAAATGGCAGGAGATGAAGATACATCATTTCGACCCAGCTAGTGATAAACCTGTCTATAGTATAGATGTACCACCACGTTATGCATCAGGGCCGCTACACGCAGGTCATGCTGTACACTACACGCATATTGATTTCGCTGCGCGTTATAAACGTATGCGGGGGTACAATGTTTTCTTCCCACTCTGTTTTGATGTAAATGGTATACCTATCGAGGAGCGTGTTGAGAGGCAACTTAACATTACACGTAAAGACATTGATAGGCATGAGTTCACAAAACTGTGTTCAGAGTTTGCTGAAAAAAACATAAAAACCATGACAGACCAGTTCACAATACTTGGTGAGAGCATGGATCCTACAATTTATTATCAGACAAACGCTGAGTACTACAGGCGCCTAACACAAATCTCTTTCATCGAGTTGTACAAAAAAGGCTATATCTATAAGGGTGAGTTCCCAGTTAACTGGTGCCCTAGGTGTATGACAGCAATGGCTGATGCAGAAGTAACATACAACAACAGGACAACTAAACTGAACACAGTAAAGTTTTATTTCACAGAGAATCAACCAGAGCAGATACTGAAATACAGAAACATTGGCAGAGACAAAAAAGGAGTGTATGTCGAGATTGCTACAACAAGACCTGAGATGCTACCATCATGCCAGATCGTAGCTGTGCACCCAACAGATGAAAGAGCACCATGGCTTGTTGACAAAACACTAGAAGTACCCTTATTTGGTAAAAAAGTCAAGATCGTTGAGGATGATGCTGTCGACCCTGAGTTCGGCTCAGGTGTGGTAATGGTCTGCACAGTCGGTGACAAAGAAGACCTCAAATGGGTTTTCAAATACAAGCTACCACTTGAGATGAGCATAGACGAAGAAGGACGAATGACACAGATATGCGGTAAATACAAGGGTATGAAAATAGAGGAAGCAAGAAAAGCAGTTATAGAGGATCTAAAGAAAAAAGATATTCTAATCAAACAAGAGCCTCTTGAGCAGAACGTTGGTGTATGCTGGCGATGCAAAACACCAGTAGAGTTCATAAACGCTAAACAATGGTTTCTGAAAACCATACAATTCAAACAAACTGTGCTAGACGCAAGCAACAAAATGAGATGGTACCCAGAGTTCATGAAAATAAGATTAGAAGACTGGGTGAAATCCCTTGAGTGGGACTGGGTTATATCAAGACAGAGGTACTTTGCTACACCAATACCACTATGGGAATGCGAGAAATGTGAACACGTTGTTTTAGCTAGAATAGAGGACTGCTACATAGACCCAACAAAAGACAAACCACCTGTGGAAAAATGCCCGAAATGCGGCGGTAAACTAAAAGGATGCGAGGATGTTTTTGACACATGGATGGACTCATCCATATCACCATTATATAACACCTATTGGTATAGAGATGAAGAGAAATTCAAAAAACTATACCCTATGTCACTCCGCCCACAAGCACATGACATAATCAGGACATGGGCTTTCTACACGATACTGAGATGCACACTGTTAACAGACAAAGAACCATTTGAAAACATAATGATGGGAGGCTTCATACTATCAGAAGATGGTACACCAATGCATGCAAGCCTAGGAAACGTGATAGACCCCCTGGATGTGATAAAAGAATACGGCTCCGATGCCTTTAGATGCTACGCAGCAAGCTGCGCACTAGGAGAAGACAACCCATTTAGATACAAGGATGTGATAAGAGGAACAAGGCTACTACGTAAACTATGGAACGTAGAAAACTTCATATCAAACATAACAAAAAAAGGTAAACCAAAAAAAACAGAGCTCATAGACATCGACAGATGGATATTAACAAAATACAGTAAACTAGTAAAAAAATGTACAGAACAAATGGATGCTTTCAACTACTCACAGGCGATGAAAGAAACAGAGTACTTCCTATGGCATGAACTAGCTGACCACTACATAGAGATGGTTAAATCACCATTGTACAAAAAAGAAAACACAGAGAGCATAAAATACACACTATACACACTAGGTTTAGGGATCCTGAAACTTTTCGCACCATTCTTCCCACACATAACAGAAGAGATATACCAGCAGCATTACAAAAAAAATGAGGGATTCGAGAGCATACATATATCACCATGGCCTGAACCATTATTCATCGATGAGGAAAAAGAAAAAGCAGGAGAAACCATCAAAGACTATATATCAAAGATGAGGTCCTGGAAAAGCGAAAAAGGCATAGCACTAAACGCACCACTGGAAGCATACGCAACATACTCAGACAAATCATTTATAGAGAAACTAAAAACAAGTAGCCCAATAATAAAATCAACATTAAACCTACCAGATGAACACGAGTTCATAGCTGGGAAACCAGACACACAAGATAGGATAACAGCTGTGAAACCAGTTTACTCAAAGATAGGGCCATTGTTCAAAAAAGACAGCAAAAAGATAAATGAATGGATAACAACACACCAAAAAGAGTTAATCAAAAAAATAGAGGAAAAAGGTGACATAAAATGGTCAGATATACCTACATTAGAAAACAGTGTACCTGATGAGTATTTAATAAAAAATGGTTACTTGGAAGTTAAGAAAGAGGCTTTGCTAAAGGGTAAAAAAGATAGGGTTATATTAAAGTTGGATGATTTCTACATAGAAGTCTCAGGGAGGTACGTAAAATGA
- a CDS encoding acetate uptake transporter, which translates to MEQKNILANPAPLGLMGFGMTTVLLNIHNAVPTEYKLTSMILAMGIFYGGLAQIIAGILEYRRGNTFGVTAFTSYGLFWLSLVGILIIPEIITSGTYAVSTTKPFLAWYFFMWGFFTMMMFIGALKKNCSLSFVFGSLFILFYLLALRDWGYITGDAANLIGYEGIICGLSAIYLAMAEVLNEVYGKTILPIGKPLIK; encoded by the coding sequence ATGGAACAAAAAAATATATTGGCAAACCCGGCACCATTAGGTTTGATGGGTTTCGGGATGACGACTGTACTGTTGAACATACACAACGCAGTTCCCACAGAATATAAACTAACATCGATGATTCTTGCTATGGGAATATTTTATGGTGGACTAGCACAAATAATCGCTGGGATACTTGAATATAGGAGAGGCAACACATTTGGTGTAACAGCTTTTACATCCTATGGTTTGTTCTGGTTGAGTCTTGTCGGGATTTTAATCATCCCTGAGATAATCACTAGTGGAACCTACGCAGTAAGCACAACAAAACCATTCCTAGCTTGGTACTTCTTCATGTGGGGTTTCTTCACAATGATGATGTTCATCGGCGCATTAAAAAAGAACTGTTCACTATCATTTGTCTTCGGAAGCCTATTCATATTGTTCTACTTACTAGCATTGCGCGACTGGGGGTACATAACAGGTGATGCAGCAAACCTCATAGGCTACGAGGGAATAATCTGTGGTCTCAGCGCCATATACCTCGCAATGGCAGAAGTATTAAACGAGGTGTATGGAAAAACCATTCTACCAATCGGAAAACCCTTAATAAAATAA
- a CDS encoding DUF362 domain-containing protein: MSKVVFFKDLNKLHEALSSFNMDGFAGKKTPVKLHMGEVKNQNYPPADFVKMVVDEIKGFGAEPFLFDTTVAYPGLRSTKTGYEKLARMHGFSKNKIGCDVVIGDTGVPVTVENRVFDVATQLFESTHIVAVSHVKGHIQTGLGGAIKNFGMGGVTRETKKRMHHGSRPVYNKDACTFCGVCAEMCPFDAIKVSRDKWSFSNRACFGCGVCVDVCKNKAIKHVDIDLQYLLVLAAYACVADKNVIYINELRRMAGSCDCDPFPGPIVVPDIGFLVSSDPVAIDKASLDLINDVKKDVFQKETEVDPFKQIRYGEEIGLGSSSYQLIEL, encoded by the coding sequence ATGAGTAAGGTTGTTTTTTTCAAGGATTTAAATAAACTGCATGAGGCTTTATCTAGTTTTAACATGGATGGTTTTGCTGGTAAAAAAACTCCTGTTAAGCTTCATATGGGTGAGGTGAAAAACCAGAATTATCCACCAGCTGATTTTGTTAAAATGGTTGTTGATGAAATAAAAGGTTTTGGTGCTGAGCCTTTTTTGTTTGATACAACTGTTGCTTACCCTGGTTTGCGTAGCACAAAAACTGGTTATGAGAAGCTTGCTAGGATGCATGGTTTTTCTAAGAATAAGATTGGTTGCGATGTTGTTATTGGTGACACCGGTGTTCCTGTTACTGTTGAAAACCGGGTTTTTGATGTTGCTACACAGCTGTTTGAGTCTACACATATTGTTGCTGTTTCTCATGTGAAGGGTCATATTCAGACTGGTCTTGGTGGTGCGATAAAAAACTTTGGTATGGGTGGTGTAACTAGGGAGACGAAAAAGAGGATGCATCATGGTAGCAGACCTGTTTATAATAAGGATGCTTGTACTTTTTGTGGTGTGTGCGCTGAGATGTGTCCTTTTGATGCTATAAAGGTATCTAGGGATAAATGGAGTTTCAGTAACAGGGCTTGTTTTGGTTGTGGTGTCTGTGTTGATGTCTGTAAAAACAAGGCTATTAAACATGTTGATATTGATTTGCAGTATCTTCTTGTTCTAGCAGCATATGCTTGTGTTGCTGATAAGAATGTGATTTACATAAATGAGCTTAGGCGTATGGCTGGTAGCTGTGACTGTGATCCTTTCCCAGGACCTATAGTTGTGCCTGATATCGGTTTCCTTGTTTCTAGTGATCCTGTTGCTATAGATAAGGCATCGCTTGATCTAATAAATGATGTTAAAAAAGATGTTTTTCAGAAGGAAACTGAGGTGGACCCGTTTAAACAAATAAGGTATGGTGAGGAGATCGGTTTAGGATCATCCTCATATCAGTTGATTGAACTATGA